Proteins from one Roseovarius nanhaiticus genomic window:
- the bktB gene encoding beta-ketothiolase BktB has product MTRSVVIASGVRTAIGTFGGALSGHSPCDLGAAVAAEAIARAGVEPGDVQQTVLGNVLHTQPEDMYISRVVAMRAGVPETSPALTLNRLCGSGLQAVVTAAEQIVLGNADITLAGGAESMSRAGHLLTQARHGAKMGDVRAVDMMIGGLTDPFGNGHMGVTAENIAARHGIDRAAQDAFALESHRRAAAAIAEGRFADQILPLTVKQGRNEITFDTDEHVRSDLTPERLSGLRPAFAKEGSVTAGNASGINDGAAALVLMEEGAAEGRGAKPLARIVSYGLGGVAPEIMGMGPVPATRQALARAGLRVSDLDVIESNEAFAAQACAVTAELGFDPARVNPNGGAVALGHPIGASGAIILVKLLHELQRGGGRYGLATMCIGGGQGIAVVVERMA; this is encoded by the coding sequence ATGACCAGATCCGTCGTCATCGCCTCAGGCGTTCGCACCGCCATCGGAACGTTCGGCGGTGCGCTATCGGGGCATAGCCCATGCGATCTGGGCGCCGCCGTGGCTGCCGAGGCCATTGCGCGCGCCGGGGTCGAGCCGGGCGATGTGCAGCAAACCGTGCTGGGCAATGTTCTGCACACCCAGCCCGAAGATATGTATATCAGCCGCGTCGTCGCCATGCGCGCAGGCGTGCCCGAGACCTCCCCGGCGCTGACGCTGAACCGGCTTTGCGGCTCGGGCCTGCAGGCGGTGGTGACCGCAGCCGAGCAGATCGTGCTCGGCAATGCCGATATCACGCTGGCCGGCGGCGCCGAGAGCATGAGCCGCGCGGGCCATTTGCTGACCCAGGCGCGCCACGGCGCCAAGATGGGCGACGTGCGTGCCGTGGACATGATGATCGGCGGTCTCACAGATCCGTTCGGCAATGGCCATATGGGCGTGACCGCCGAAAACATCGCGGCCCGGCATGGCATCGACCGCGCCGCGCAGGACGCCTTCGCCCTCGAATCGCACCGCCGCGCTGCTGCCGCGATTGCCGAAGGCCGGTTTGCCGATCAAATCCTGCCGCTGACGGTCAAGCAGGGCCGCAACGAGATCACATTCGACACCGATGAGCATGTGCGCAGTGATCTGACGCCCGAGCGTCTGTCGGGCCTGCGCCCCGCCTTCGCCAAAGAGGGCAGCGTCACCGCGGGCAACGCTAGCGGCATCAACGACGGCGCCGCCGCGCTGGTGCTAATGGAGGAAGGCGCGGCTGAGGGCAGGGGCGCCAAGCCGCTCGCTCGCATCGTTTCCTACGGCCTTGGCGGCGTTGCGCCGGAAATCATGGGCATGGGCCCGGTGCCCGCGACGCGTCAGGCGCTGGCGCGCGCGGGGCTGCGTGTGAGCGATCTCGACGTGATCGAGAGCAACGAGGCTTTTGCCGCGCAGGCCTGCGCGGTAACGGCGGAGCTGGGCTTTGATCCGGCTCGCGTCAATCCCAATGGCGGCGCCGTTGCCTTGGGCCATCCTATCGGCGCATCGGGCGCGATCATCCTGGTCAAATTGCTGCATGAATTGCAGCGCGGTGGCGGCCGTTACGGCCTTGCCACCATGTGCATCGGCGGCGGGCAGGGCATCGCGGTCGTCGTCGAGCGCATGGCATGA
- a CDS encoding ABC transporter permease: MDLILEYRSQLIDGTLMTIQLALSSLAIALVFGLLGAWAKLSASRAARRIAGLYTTVVRGVPDLVLILLVFFGGQVTLNNIGAATGLWGYIEVSQFAAGACTIGVIFGAYFTETFRGAIMAIPRGQIEAGISCGMPRSLIFRHIIWPQMVRFALPGFTNNWLVQLKTTALVSVIGLQDLVYNAFTAGRSTGQLFTFMAAAFVIYLALTGISDLVLRAVERRYSRGVVRA; the protein is encoded by the coding sequence ATGGACCTCATACTGGAATATCGATCCCAGCTGATCGACGGCACGTTGATGACGATCCAGCTGGCGCTGTCATCGCTGGCAATCGCGCTGGTCTTTGGCCTGCTGGGCGCCTGGGCCAAACTTTCGGCCAGCCGCGCGGCCCGGCGCATTGCGGGGCTTTATACGACGGTCGTGCGCGGCGTGCCCGATCTGGTGCTGATCCTGCTGGTCTTTTTCGGCGGTCAGGTGACGCTGAACAATATCGGCGCCGCCACGGGCCTTTGGGGCTATATCGAGGTCAGCCAGTTCGCCGCCGGCGCCTGCACCATCGGCGTCATTTTCGGCGCCTATTTCACCGAGACATTTCGCGGCGCCATCATGGCCATCCCGCGCGGCCAGATCGAGGCCGGCATCAGCTGCGGCATGCCCAGATCGCTGATCTTTCGCCATATCATCTGGCCCCAGATGGTGCGTTTCGCGCTGCCCGGTTTCACCAATAACTGGCTGGTCCAGCTGAAAACGACGGCGCTCGTCTCGGTGATCGGGTTGCAGGATCTGGTTTACAATGCCTTCACCGCGGGCCGCTCCACCGGGCAGCTTTTTACGTTTATGGCGGCCGCTTTTGTCATCTATTTGGCGCTGACCGGGATCTCGGATCTGGTCCTGCGCGCGGTCGAGCGGCGCTATAGCCGCGGTGTGGTGAGGGCATAA
- a CDS encoding ABC transporter ATP-binding protein yields the protein MSDPAALKVKDLHKSFGAHDVIKGVSLEAQKGEVIAILGASGSGKSTFLRCINLLETPNSGEVWLAGEQMRMTRNRRGETVPEDIRQVERMRAKLAMVFQGFNLWSHMTVMENVLEGPLYVQKTPKAEAREKAAALLEKVGLSDRADYYPAHLSGGQQQRVAIARALAMDPDVMLFDEPTSALDPELVGEVLSVMRDLADEGRTMLVVTHEMGFARDVSSKTVFLHQGEVCEQGPPAQLFSNPETPEFQAFLSRMN from the coding sequence ATGAGCGATCCCGCCGCATTGAAGGTCAAGGACCTCCACAAGAGCTTTGGCGCACATGACGTCATCAAGGGTGTCTCGCTCGAGGCGCAAAAGGGCGAGGTGATCGCGATCCTCGGCGCGTCCGGTTCGGGCAAAAGCACGTTCCTGCGCTGCATCAACCTGCTGGAGACCCCCAATTCTGGCGAGGTTTGGCTGGCTGGCGAGCAAATGCGGATGACACGCAACCGCCGCGGCGAGACGGTGCCCGAGGATATCCGCCAGGTCGAGCGGATGCGCGCGAAGCTGGCCATGGTGTTCCAGGGCTTCAACCTTTGGTCGCACATGACGGTCATGGAGAATGTCCTCGAAGGGCCGCTCTATGTGCAAAAGACGCCGAAGGCCGAGGCCCGCGAAAAGGCGGCGGCTTTGCTGGAGAAGGTCGGCCTGTCGGACCGCGCTGACTATTACCCCGCGCATTTGTCGGGCGGCCAGCAGCAGCGCGTGGCGATCGCGCGCGCGCTGGCGATGGACCCCGATGTGATGCTCTTCGACGAGCCGACCTCGGCGCTCGATCCCGAATTGGTGGGCGAGGTGCTGAGCGTGATGCGCGATCTGGCCGATGAGGGCCGCACGATGCTGGTGGTCACGCATGAGATGGGCTTTGCCCGCGACGTGTCGTCCAAGACCGTGTTCCTGCACCAGGGCGAGGTCTGCGAGCAGGGCCCGCCCGCGCAACTCTTTTCCAACCCGGAAACGCCTGAATTTCAGGCGTTTCTATCCCGCATGAACTGA
- a CDS encoding NAD(P)/FAD-dependent oxidoreductase — MTHPDIIIIGAGPAGMTAARIAAEGGLQVLLLDEQPRAGGQIFRDAAQNGDRRAWLGQEYRAGAALALALDHPHIDHRPGARVWRIEAGPRVVWSNGEASHVAAAPHVLIASGAQERPVPFPGWTLPGVMTAGAAQILMKTSGMLPRRAVLAGSGPLLYLVAAQMIAAGCPPLALVETQSLPMLLRAAPHLPKALFGAKTLVKGLGLLARIRAAGVPRHTGASNFCASEDQDGRIAFRFQAKGRAQRIACDLLLTHQGVIPSTHISRSAGIDHAWSRAQVAFQPVCDDWGRTGRDGLYVAGDGAGIGGADAAAAAGEMAALDILRSSGRISEDARDQRSAPARAALFRARAIRPFLDAAYSPPADILSPPDETIVCRCEELSAGAIRQGIAEGAGGPRQIKTALRAGMGPCQGRMCEGTIRGILANGDASEMARIDPPRARTPVTPVRLGELATLKTRLEQSA, encoded by the coding sequence ATGACGCACCCCGATATCATCATCATCGGAGCGGGACCCGCCGGTATGACGGCGGCCCGCATCGCCGCCGAGGGCGGTCTGCAGGTTCTGCTGCTGGATGAGCAGCCGCGCGCCGGGGGGCAGATCTTCCGCGACGCGGCGCAAAACGGCGATCGCCGCGCCTGGCTGGGCCAGGAGTACCGGGCGGGCGCCGCGCTTGCCCTGGCGCTGGATCATCCGCATATCGACCACCGCCCCGGCGCCCGCGTCTGGCGGATCGAGGCCGGTCCGCGCGTCGTCTGGTCGAATGGCGAGGCCAGCCATGTCGCCGCCGCGCCGCATGTCCTCATTGCCAGCGGCGCGCAGGAGCGGCCCGTGCCGTTTCCGGGCTGGACGCTTCCGGGTGTCATGACCGCCGGCGCGGCGCAGATCCTGATGAAGACGTCGGGCATGCTGCCGCGGCGCGCAGTTCTGGCGGGGTCGGGGCCCTTGCTCTATCTGGTGGCGGCGCAGATGATCGCTGCGGGCTGCCCGCCCCTGGCGCTGGTCGAGACGCAGAGCCTGCCCATGCTGCTGCGCGCGGCGCCGCACTTGCCAAAAGCGCTCTTTGGCGCGAAAACGCTTGTGAAGGGGCTTGGCCTGCTGGCCAGGATTCGCGCGGCGGGCGTGCCGCGCCATACTGGCGCCTCGAACTTCTGCGCCAGCGAGGATCAAGATGGCAGGATCGCGTTCAGGTTTCAAGCCAAGGGGCGCGCGCAGCGCATCGCCTGTGACCTTTTGCTGACGCATCAGGGCGTGATCCCATCGACCCATATCAGCCGATCTGCCGGAATCGATCATGCGTGGAGCCGCGCGCAGGTCGCGTTTCAGCCTGTCTGCGATGACTGGGGCCGCACCGGGCGGGACGGGCTTTATGTTGCCGGCGATGGCGCCGGGATCGGCGGCGCGGATGCGGCGGCGGCGGCGGGCGAGATGGCCGCGCTGGACATATTGCGCAGCAGCGGCCGCATCAGCGAGGATGCGCGCGACCAGCGATCGGCGCCTGCGCGCGCGGCGCTGTTTCGGGCGCGCGCCATCCGGCCCTTTCTGGATGCCGCCTACAGCCCGCCCGCCGACATCCTGTCGCCCCCCGACGAGACCATCGTGTGCCGCTGCGAGGAGCTGAGCGCAGGCGCAATCCGGCAGGGCATCGCCGAAGGCGCAGGCGGCCCGCGCCAGATCAAGACGGCGCTGCGCGCGGGCATGGGCCCTTGCCAAGGCCGCATGTGCGAGGGCACCATACGCGGCATCCTTGCAAATGGCGACGCATCCGAAATGGCGCGCATCGATCCACCCAGGGCGCGCACGCCGGTCACGCCGGTCCGCCTCGGAGAATTGGCCACCCTGAAAACCCGACTGGAGCAAAGCGCATGA
- a CDS encoding (2Fe-2S)-binding protein, which produces MNVVSRFQAPPEAGARVSFDFEGTPVTAPAGASVAAALLAQSGAFTRQTASGAPRAPYCMMGVCFECLVEVDGRSNVQACLTPVREGMRVRRQIGLRGLAGEGAG; this is translated from the coding sequence ATGAACGTCGTTTCGCGCTTTCAAGCGCCGCCTGAGGCGGGCGCGCGGGTCAGCTTCGATTTCGAGGGCACGCCCGTCACCGCGCCCGCTGGCGCATCCGTGGCCGCCGCCCTGCTGGCGCAGTCCGGCGCATTCACCCGGCAGACCGCGAGCGGCGCGCCGCGCGCGCCCTATTGCATGATGGGCGTGTGTTTCGAGTGCCTGGTGGAGGTGGACGGCAGGTCCAACGTGCAGGCCTGCCTGACACCCGTGCGCGAGGGCATGCGCGTCAGGCGCCAGATCGGCCTGCGCGGGCTGGCCGGGGAGGGCGCAGGATGA
- a CDS encoding ABC transporter permease → MEALLDFIPLDIALIAENFDRFLYGVWTTLNLTFLALLLGGLLAIPMAIARASAHPVFNPLVQTYTYVFRGTPLLVQTYLIYYGVGQFEVIRESFLWDPILSSAWWCALIAFTLNTAAYTTELLRGAIADTPKGEVEAAIATGHSYRSRMRRIILPSAFRRAIPAYSNEVIFMLHGSVIASTITLQDILGVGRWLNGRYYLAYEGFITAAVLYFLIVLCIAWAFRWFERRYLRHLATRQTTAVPTADPAA, encoded by the coding sequence ATGGAAGCGCTGCTGGACTTCATCCCCCTCGATATCGCGCTCATCGCCGAGAATTTCGACCGGTTCCTTTATGGCGTGTGGACCACGCTGAACCTGACCTTTCTGGCGCTGCTTCTGGGCGGGCTGCTGGCGATACCGATGGCGATCGCGCGGGCCTCCGCGCATCCGGTCTTTAACCCTCTGGTCCAGACCTACACCTATGTCTTTCGCGGCACGCCGCTGTTGGTGCAGACCTACCTGATCTATTACGGCGTCGGCCAGTTCGAGGTGATCCGCGAAAGTTTCCTGTGGGATCCGATCCTGTCATCGGCCTGGTGGTGCGCGCTGATCGCCTTCACGCTCAACACCGCCGCCTACACGACCGAGCTGTTGCGCGGCGCCATCGCCGACACGCCCAAGGGCGAGGTCGAGGCCGCCATCGCGACAGGCCATTCCTATCGCAGCCGCATGCGCCGCATCATCCTGCCATCGGCCTTTCGCCGCGCGATCCCCGCCTATTCCAACGAGGTGATCTTCATGCTGCATGGCTCGGTTATCGCCAGTACGATCACGCTGCAGGATATTCTGGGCGTCGGGCGCTGGCTGAACGGGCGCTATTACCTTGCCTATGAGGGGTTCATCACTGCTGCGGTCCTTTATTTTCTGATCGTTCTGTGCATCGCATGGGCCTTCCGCTGGTTCGAGCGGCGCTATCTGCGCCACTTGGCCACCCGGCAAACCACCGCAGTTCCCACCGCCGATCCGGCGGCCTGA
- a CDS encoding ABC transporter substrate-binding protein: MFRRTLMTTAAAAALGLMALPVAAQDTLRIGVEGAYPPFSSKEADGTLVGFDIEIAQALCAEMQRECELVEQEWDGMIPALKARKFDAIVASMSITEERKRQIDFSDKYYQTPARIVAPKDADFEGTPEGLAGKRIGVQRGATHQCYAEKTFPDAEIVLYGTQEEVFRDLALGRIDVQLSDSMIAQEAFLAKEEGADYAFLGGDHNDLECYGEGVGIAVRQGEEELKQALSDAILAIREDGTYAQINDKYFPFDIYGARPEGR; encoded by the coding sequence ATGTTTCGCAGAACCCTGATGACCACCGCCGCCGCAGCCGCCCTGGGGCTGATGGCACTCCCCGTCGCCGCGCAGGATACTCTGCGCATCGGCGTCGAGGGCGCCTATCCTCCGTTCTCGTCCAAAGAGGCGGACGGCACGTTGGTTGGCTTCGACATCGAGATCGCGCAGGCGCTCTGCGCCGAGATGCAGCGCGAATGCGAGCTGGTCGAGCAGGAATGGGACGGCATGATCCCCGCGCTCAAGGCGCGCAAGTTCGATGCCATCGTCGCGTCCATGTCGATCACCGAAGAGCGCAAGCGCCAGATCGACTTCTCGGACAAGTATTACCAGACACCCGCGCGCATCGTCGCGCCGAAGGATGCGGATTTCGAAGGCACGCCCGAGGGCCTGGCCGGCAAGCGCATCGGCGTTCAGCGCGGCGCGACGCATCAGTGCTACGCCGAAAAGACGTTCCCCGATGCCGAGATCGTCCTTTACGGCACGCAAGAAGAGGTGTTCCGTGACCTGGCCCTGGGCCGCATCGACGTGCAGCTCTCGGACAGCATGATCGCGCAAGAGGCGTTTCTGGCCAAGGAAGAGGGCGCCGATTACGCCTTTCTCGGCGGCGATCACAACGATCTGGAATGCTATGGCGAGGGCGTCGGGATTGCCGTGCGCCAGGGCGAGGAAGAGCTGAAGCAGGCGCTGAGCGATGCCATTCTGGCGATCCGCGAGGACGGCACCTATGCGCAGATCAACGACAAGTATTTCCCCTTCGACATTTACGGCGCTCGCCCCGAGGGCCGGTAA
- a CDS encoding RidA family protein, translating into MIERIETGPRMSRIVKHSGTVYLCGQVGSGADVAEQTRDCLARVDALLAKAGSSREHILQAIVWLADMSDFDAMNEVWDAWVPEGHAPARACGEAKLANADLLVEVIVTAAVRD; encoded by the coding sequence ATGATCGAACGTATCGAAACCGGCCCGCGCATGAGCCGCATCGTCAAACATTCGGGCACTGTCTACCTCTGTGGGCAGGTCGGCAGCGGCGCGGATGTCGCCGAGCAGACGCGCGATTGCCTTGCGCGTGTCGATGCCCTTCTGGCCAAGGCCGGCTCGTCACGCGAGCACATTTTGCAGGCCATCGTGTGGCTGGCCGATATGTCGGATTTCGATGCGATGAACGAGGTGTGGGACGCGTGGGTGCCCGAAGGTCACGCACCGGCCCGCGCCTGCGGTGAGGCAAAGCTGGCGAATGCGGACCTGCTCGTCGAGGTCATCGTGACGGCGGCGGTGCGCGACTGA